A stretch of the Chelonoidis abingdonii isolate Lonesome George chromosome 11, CheloAbing_2.0, whole genome shotgun sequence genome encodes the following:
- the C11H8orf90 gene encoding LOW QUALITY PROTEIN: uncharacterized protein C8orf90 homolog (The sequence of the model RefSeq protein was modified relative to this genomic sequence to represent the inferred CDS: inserted 1 base in 1 codon), which translates to MKINWKGHKPGKLPTTTSVERTAKTALPSHNPGLIYSLTDATVSSPSGLVQTLPASFPDIYDGDTKKWEEHFHSIQRAYKEFGKDDDFAIWVLTEDFTLPFPFTWPAEGEASLXPTDCSGFDFFLHPGKPMPRILQLLHATTQAFFKKRRLEQLALSYASQLPRGHQHKQPLPRCGQTL; encoded by the exons ATGAAGATCAACTGGAAGGGACACAAACCAGGGAAACTTCCCACCACAACATCTGTAGAGCGTACTGCAAAG ACAGCTCTGCCAAGCCACAACCCAGGGCTCATCTACAGCCTGACGGATGCCACAGTGTCCTCACCCTCGGGGCTGGTCCAGACCCTGCCGGCGTCCTTCCCAGACATCTATGATGGAGACACCAAGAAGTGGGAGGAGCATTTCCACAGCATCCAGAGAGCCTACAAGGAATTTGGCAAGGATGACGACTTCGCCATCTGGGTGCTGACTGAGGACTTCACCCTGCCATTCCCATTCACCTGGCCAGCTGAAGGTGAGGCATCCC CACCCACCGACTGCTCCGGCTTCGACTTCTTCCTGCACCCAGGCAAACCCATGCCTCGGATCCTGCAGCTACTGCACGCCACCACCCAGGCCTTCTTCAAGAAGAGACGTTTGGAGCAGCTGGCCCTCAGCTATGCCAGCCAGCTTCCCAGGGGCCACCAGCACAAGCAGCCACTCCCCCGATGTGGACAGACGTTGTGA